The Desulfovibrio piger DNA segment ATGTACTGGTTGATGACGCGCCACATGTGGCCGCATTCGCCACCCAGGATCCACTTGGCGCCCAGACGTTCGGCTTCGGCGTACATCTTGGCGTTGAGCTTCTTGGCCATGTTGAAGGTGGTGAAGGAACCGAAGTTGCCGCCTTCAGAGGCATAGGTGGAGAAGGTGTAGTCCAGATCCAGTTCGTGGAACAGCATCAGGTAGCCCATGAAGGTGTAGATGCCGGGGTCCGCGAACACGTCGCCGGAAGGCGTGATGAACAGGATCTCGTGGCCCTTTTCGTTGAAGGGGGTCTTGGGACGGATGCCGGTGATGGTTTCGCAGTCATCGGCCAGCATTTCCACGATTTCCACGAAGGAGTGGGGCTGGATGCCCAGGTGGTTGCCCGTGAAGGAGCAGTTTTTCACCGGGTCCATGATCCAGTGGATGCCCAGGCCCACTTCGTGCAGCAGTTCACGCACGATGGCCGTGATCTCGGCGGTGTCGATGCCGTAGGGGCAGAACAGGGAGCAGCGGCGGCATTCGGTGCACTGGTAGGCGTAGTAGAAGAGTTCCTTCACCACTTCCTTGTCCCAGCTGCGGGCGCCGGCGCGCTTGCCGAGGATCTTGCCCAGCTTGGTGTAGTCGCGGCGGTACAGGGAGCGCAGCAGCTCGGCACGCAGCACGGGCATGTTCTTGGGGTCGTTGGTGCCCAGGAAGAAGTGGCACTTGTCGGCGCAGGCGCCGCAGCGCACACAGATGTCCATGAACAGCTTGAGGGAGCGGTGCTTCTGCAGGCGTTCCTCAAAGGCGTCACAGAGGATCTGTTCCCAGTTTTCGGGCAGGTTCCAGTCTTCGGCCGCCGGATCCCAATCGTGGGGATTGGGCATGTGCAGCAGCTCCATGGTTTCCTTCTTGGCCGGATAGCAGAAGCTGCCCGGCGCAAACTGGGGCTTGATGTCCAGCCAGGGTTCCGAGGGAAACTCGGGACGGCTGGCGATGAGTTCTTGTGGCGTAGGTAATTTAGCCATGATGTCAGCTCCTTACTCGGCGGCCTTGGAAGAGGGCTGCTTTTCCAGCGGCAGGCCGGCTTCGGCCATGGCATCGCGGTAAACGTCCTCATATTCGGCATAGGTGAAGTACTGCTTGGGCGGGTTCCAGGGGTTCACGTGGCGCACTTCGCGGGTGTTGGTGGGAAGGTTGCGCGTGGGGCTGAAGAACACGCCAGGCATGTGCATGAGCTTGGAGAAGGGGAAGTACAGCAGCAGCACGCTGACAAAGGCCAGATGCATGAAGAAGAGCGGGCTGATGCCGTCGGGGGCCACGGGCGAGAAGTGCACCAGACCCATGATGAAGACCTTGACCTGGGCGATGTCGGTCTTATCGAAGTAGCGCATGCAGATACCGCTCAGAACGACGCCCAGGATGAGGAACAGGGGGAAGTAGTCGTTCATCAGGGAGATGTAACGCAGACGCTGGTTGAACAGACGACGGGCCAGCAGGAAGAGCACGGCCACCAGCAGCAGGCCACCGGTCCAGAAGAAGCGGGGGGCGCCGATCTGCATGATGCCGTCGATGCTTTCCATGAAGGTCAGCCAGCCGGGCACCGGATCCATGAAGAAACGGAAGTGGCGGATGAAGACCAGCAGGAAACAGTAATGGAACAGCAGGGCGAAGAACCACAACCACTTGGAGGAGTAGTAGATGGTGCGGGGGCCCTTGGTCACAGGGTCGAATTCACGCACGTCGGCCGCGGTATTGCGGAACAGCGAACGGAAGAAGCAGACTTCCAGGAACATGCGGACGACCACACCGAACTTGGTGTTGGGGCAGTCCCACTTTTCATGTTTGATGAAGTCCAGCGACTTTTCCTGACCCCCGGTCGTGGGGATGCTGAAAGGCACGGGCGATTTGGCCCAGTAAACCATGCGCCAGATGACGCCCAGGAAGAAGGTGACTACCGCCACATAGGGCAAAACCACGCCGAACAGGTACGACAGACCAATGGCCGAACCTGCCCAGGCAATGGCCCCGATGAGCGCCACCACCAGCAATGATGCGAACATTCCCTACCTCGCTTCGAAGAGTGTTAGCTTTTGCCCGAAACCGGGCTGCCATCCACCGATTGCGCCCAGCGCACCAGCTGGGCATGCTGATTGCGTATTTCGGCGATGCGCGTTTCCGCCAGGGTCTCGCGCGCGGCCGAATACAAATCGAAGGCCAGCAGCGTGACGCTGTCCAGCCGAGATTCCGCGTCCAGATACTCCGCCAGATCTTCCTTCTCCCGGCACAGGGGAAGGATGTGTTCGCGCAGCAGGGGCTTCATGAGGAAGAAGACCCCCAGGCCCTGACTGGGCGTATACTGCTGCACGGCACGCAGCCGCACGAAGCGGTCCAGGGCGTGCTTGATCTTTTGCGGCGTCACATGTTCGCCGGCGATCACGTTGTAGATGAGGCCGGCGGCTTCCTTGGTCATATCCCCCACCGGATTGGTGAAAGGATCGTTCTTGGTGCGCAAAAAGCCAGTCGTTTGAAGGGGATAGGTCGAATAGACCGCATTGATCCACCCCTCGACGATGACAGCGCGCTGCTCACGGAAAATTTTTTGTACGTTCATGGCAGTACTTTGGCAAAAGGGTAAACGGGCATTCCTATAAAGTGCCCGGCTTTTCTCGTCAAGTTTTTCATCGTCCGGCGACGGCGGCTACGGGCAGGGCGCAGG contains these protein-coding regions:
- the dsrK gene encoding sulfate reduction electron transfer complex DsrMKJOP subunit DsrK, translating into MAKLPTPQELIASRPEFPSEPWLDIKPQFAPGSFCYPAKKETMELLHMPNPHDWDPAAEDWNLPENWEQILCDAFEERLQKHRSLKLFMDICVRCGACADKCHFFLGTNDPKNMPVLRAELLRSLYRRDYTKLGKILGKRAGARSWDKEVVKELFYYAYQCTECRRCSLFCPYGIDTAEITAIVRELLHEVGLGIHWIMDPVKNCSFTGNHLGIQPHSFVEIVEMLADDCETITGIRPKTPFNEKGHEILFITPSGDVFADPGIYTFMGYLMLFHELDLDYTFSTYASEGGNFGSFTTFNMAKKLNAKMYAEAERLGAKWILGGECGHMWRVINQYMATYNGPAPSCMMDVPTSPITGTKFTNAAATKMVHITEFTADLIKHNKLNLDPSRNDHIITTFHDSCNPARGMGLLEEPRYVLKAVCNNFVEMPENTIREQTFCCGAGSGLNTEEIMELRMRSGMPRGNALRYVQEKYGVNHMACVCAIDRATLPPLADYWAPGVTVSGVHELVANALVMKGECKRTMDLRQEDLPNVTAEAEEE
- the dsrM gene encoding sulfate reduction electron transfer complex DsrMKJOP subunit DsrM; the encoded protein is MFASLLVVALIGAIAWAGSAIGLSYLFGVVLPYVAVVTFFLGVIWRMVYWAKSPVPFSIPTTGGQEKSLDFIKHEKWDCPNTKFGVVVRMFLEVCFFRSLFRNTAADVREFDPVTKGPRTIYYSSKWLWFFALLFHYCFLLVFIRHFRFFMDPVPGWLTFMESIDGIMQIGAPRFFWTGGLLLVAVLFLLARRLFNQRLRYISLMNDYFPLFLILGVVLSGICMRYFDKTDIAQVKVFIMGLVHFSPVAPDGISPLFFMHLAFVSVLLLYFPFSKLMHMPGVFFSPTRNLPTNTREVRHVNPWNPPKQYFTYAEYEDVYRDAMAEAGLPLEKQPSSKAAE
- a CDS encoding RsbRD N-terminal domain-containing protein, translated to MNVQKIFREQRAVIVEGWINAVYSTYPLQTTGFLRTKNDPFTNPVGDMTKEAAGLIYNVIAGEHVTPQKIKHALDRFVRLRAVQQYTPSQGLGVFFLMKPLLREHILPLCREKEDLAEYLDAESRLDSVTLLAFDLYSAARETLAETRIAEIRNQHAQLVRWAQSVDGSPVSGKS